In Picosynechococcus sp. PCC 7002, the following are encoded in one genomic region:
- a CDS encoding ABC transporter substrate-binding protein encodes MLKLPSLLIRPALFCAGLALTIGCQSTPPTTTGETPETPTAETETITLGFSAWPGWFPWQIAAEKGLFEANGVDVNLTWFDGYLDSINAFAAGQLDANTQTLNDTISSVAAGSEQVIVLVNDNSTGNDQIIVSEGINSIEDLQGKTIAIEEGTVDHFLLLLALQEAGLGPDDVIIKPLETGAAAAAFVAGQVDAVGAFAPFTTQALEREGSKILISSADFPGAIPDHLVVSRELIQNNPEAVQGLVDTWFAVLDFIEENPEEALEIMAARANVSVEEYQEYDAGTTIFSLEDNLIAFDSTEESMISLNYAAQEINTFLVDAGLIEAPADLSGLFDPSFVKAYAEKQ; translated from the coding sequence ATGCTAAAACTGCCTAGTCTTCTGATCCGACCGGCGCTATTTTGTGCGGGTCTTGCCTTGACCATCGGCTGCCAAAGTACACCGCCCACAACAACAGGTGAAACTCCGGAAACTCCAACAGCGGAAACAGAAACAATTACCCTTGGTTTTAGCGCATGGCCCGGTTGGTTTCCTTGGCAAATTGCCGCAGAAAAAGGCCTATTTGAAGCGAATGGCGTTGATGTAAACTTGACTTGGTTTGATGGTTATTTAGATTCAATTAATGCTTTTGCGGCGGGACAGCTAGACGCAAATACCCAAACCCTGAATGACACGATTAGTTCAGTGGCAGCGGGTTCTGAACAAGTGATTGTTCTGGTGAATGATAACTCCACAGGGAATGATCAAATTATTGTCAGCGAAGGCATTAATAGTATTGAGGATTTACAGGGAAAAACCATCGCCATTGAAGAGGGCACCGTCGATCATTTTCTCCTATTGCTGGCACTCCAGGAAGCTGGCCTTGGCCCCGATGATGTGATTATCAAACCCCTAGAAACGGGGGCCGCCGCTGCTGCATTTGTCGCTGGTCAGGTGGATGCGGTGGGAGCCTTTGCCCCTTTTACGACCCAGGCTTTAGAGCGGGAAGGCAGTAAAATCCTCATTTCTTCGGCAGATTTTCCGGGGGCAATTCCGGATCATTTGGTGGTCAGTCGTGAGCTAATTCAAAATAATCCCGAAGCGGTTCAAGGGTTAGTGGATACTTGGTTTGCGGTGCTAGATTTCATTGAAGAAAATCCAGAGGAAGCCCTGGAAATCATGGCGGCGCGAGCCAATGTTTCCGTCGAAGAATATCAAGAATATGATGCGGGAACGACAATTTTTAGCCTTGAAGATAACCTAATAGCCTTTGATTCTACAGAAGAAAGCATGATCTCCCTGAACTACGCCGCCCAGGAAATTAATACTTTCTTGGTGGATGCGGGGTTAATTGAGGCGCCAGCGGATCTCAGTGGTTTATTTGACCCTTCTTTCGTTAAAGCCTACGCAGAAAAACAGTAG
- a CDS encoding ABC transporter permease: protein MTKAPVIKPSFRMLKPSLFWDITSGIPPKLRWLLMSASILLPLILWGIISSQGWVKPLFLPTPMAVWEAITNLWASGDLQKDIIYSVLRVLTGFSLAVIISIPLGILMGAFASIRALCEPIIGIVRYMPAPAFIPLLVLYFGVGEIPKVLLIFIGTLFFNTLMIMDAVKFVPKELIEATYTLGGNRPQIVIKVIFPYILPKIIDAGRVNIAASWNLVIVSELVAATEGLGRRISVAQRFLNTDQIFAGLIVIGLIGLLIDLCFIWLQRFLCRWSLD, encoded by the coding sequence ATGACTAAAGCGCCCGTTATCAAACCCTCTTTCCGGATGCTCAAGCCCTCTTTATTTTGGGATATCACCTCTGGAATTCCCCCAAAGTTACGTTGGCTGTTGATGTCTGCCTCGATTCTGTTGCCTCTCATTTTGTGGGGGATTATCTCCAGTCAGGGCTGGGTTAAACCGCTCTTTCTACCCACCCCCATGGCTGTCTGGGAGGCGATCACCAATTTGTGGGCCAGCGGCGACCTGCAAAAAGACATTATTTACAGCGTTTTGCGGGTGCTGACGGGGTTTAGCCTCGCGGTCATCATTTCGATTCCTTTGGGCATTTTGATGGGGGCCTTTGCCAGTATCCGGGCGCTGTGTGAACCGATCATCGGCATTGTCCGCTATATGCCGGCCCCCGCTTTTATTCCCTTATTGGTTTTATATTTCGGCGTCGGGGAAATTCCCAAGGTTTTATTGATTTTTATTGGCACCCTTTTCTTCAATACTTTGATGATTATGGATGCCGTAAAATTTGTCCCCAAAGAACTGATTGAGGCCACCTACACCCTGGGGGGAAATCGACCCCAAATCGTGATCAAAGTGATTTTTCCCTACATTTTGCCCAAAATCATTGACGCTGGCCGGGTGAATATCGCCGCCTCCTGGAACCTAGTAATCGTCTCAGAATTGGTGGCCGCCACAGAAGGGCTAGGCAGGCGCATTAGTGTCGCCCAAAGATTTTTAAATACTGACCAAATTTTCGCTGGCTTAATTGTGATTGGCCTAATTGGCCTCCTCATTGACCTCTGTTTTATTTGGCTCCAAAGATTCCTCTGCCGCTGGTCTCTCGACTAG
- a CDS encoding ABC transporter ATP-binding protein, with product MHLEVDQVHKFFQTRHGKITALQNISLHVEGGEFVCVVGASGSGKSTLLRIIAGLETQSAGKVTVDQQEIIGPGADRGMVFQRYTLYPWLSVLDNVTFGLKLQGVPKKERYERAYYYLNVVGLGPFQEALPKQLSGGMKQRVAIARALASQPKILLMDEPFGALDVLTKENMQQFLLEIWEQTEISILLITHDVEEAIFLGQRIYVMAAHPGRIKEELKVDFSHHHGDEIKRSPEFIDYKYHVMQLMREVPIEAVQTP from the coding sequence ATGCATTTAGAAGTTGATCAAGTCCATAAATTTTTCCAAACTCGCCACGGAAAAATTACGGCTCTCCAAAATATTAGTCTCCACGTCGAGGGAGGCGAATTTGTTTGTGTAGTTGGGGCGTCCGGTTCGGGGAAATCTACCCTCTTGAGGATCATTGCGGGCCTCGAAACCCAAAGTGCTGGTAAGGTGACTGTCGATCAACAAGAAATTATTGGGCCTGGGGCCGACCGGGGCATGGTCTTTCAACGCTATACCCTTTATCCTTGGCTTTCTGTTTTGGATAATGTCACCTTTGGCTTGAAATTGCAGGGGGTGCCGAAAAAAGAGCGTTACGAACGGGCCTATTACTATCTCAATGTGGTCGGTTTAGGGCCATTCCAAGAAGCACTGCCAAAACAGCTTTCTGGGGGGATGAAACAACGGGTGGCGATCGCCCGCGCCCTCGCTTCCCAACCAAAGATTTTGTTAATGGATGAACCCTTTGGGGCCTTGGATGTTCTCACCAAAGAAAATATGCAGCAATTTCTCCTAGAAATTTGGGAGCAAACCGAAATCAGTATTCTCTTGATTACCCACGATGTCGAAGAAGCCATTTTTCTCGGTCAACGGATCTATGTCATGGCCGCCCATCCGGGACGTATCAAAGAAGAATTAAAGGTAGATTTTTCCCACCACCATGGCGACGAAATTAAGCGATCGCCGGAATTTATTGATTACAAATACCATGTGATGCAACTAATGCGTGAAGTCCCCATAGAAGCAGTACAGACCCCATAA
- a CDS encoding agmatinase family protein, which translates to MSEQPNFRPPSEAQAALEKESHLPLTGWQQEVDRGLEYGLEAAASIKDRSIPTFSRGELPHYAGINTFLKAPYLEDVRKVGEYDVAILGVPHDSGTTYRPGTRFGPQGIRRISALYTPYNFEMGIDLREQITLCDVGDVFTIPANNEKSFDQISKGVAHVFSSGAFPIILGGDHSIGFPTVRGVCRHLGDKKVGIIHFDRHVDTQETDLDERMHTCPWFHATNMANAPAKNLVQLGIGGWQVPRQGVKVCRERATNILTVTDITEMGIDAAAEFALERALDGTDCVYISFDIDCIDAGFVPGTGWPEPGGLLPREALALLGKIVRKAPVCGLEIVEVSPPYDISDITSLMATRVICDTMAHLVLSGQLPRKEKPAYIHPEANMAVDQAWT; encoded by the coding sequence ATGAGTGAACAACCGAATTTTCGTCCCCCCAGTGAAGCCCAAGCAGCCCTCGAAAAAGAATCTCACCTCCCCCTCACCGGTTGGCAACAGGAAGTAGACCGGGGCCTGGAATACGGCCTCGAAGCCGCCGCCAGTATCAAAGACCGCAGCATTCCCACCTTTTCCCGAGGAGAACTGCCCCACTATGCCGGGATCAATACTTTCCTAAAGGCCCCTTATCTCGAAGATGTCCGCAAGGTTGGTGAATATGACGTGGCCATCCTTGGCGTCCCCCACGACTCTGGCACCACCTATCGCCCCGGCACTCGCTTTGGCCCCCAGGGGATTCGGCGGATCTCGGCTCTCTATACCCCCTACAACTTTGAGATGGGCATTGATCTGCGGGAGCAAATTACCCTTTGTGATGTGGGGGATGTCTTTACGATTCCGGCCAATAACGAAAAATCCTTTGATCAAATTTCTAAAGGGGTCGCCCATGTGTTTAGTTCCGGTGCTTTCCCGATTATTCTCGGCGGCGACCATTCCATTGGCTTTCCCACGGTGCGGGGGGTTTGTCGGCATTTAGGCGATAAAAAAGTAGGCATTATTCACTTTGACCGCCATGTGGATACCCAGGAAACAGATTTAGACGAGCGGATGCACACCTGTCCTTGGTTCCATGCCACCAATATGGCCAATGCTCCCGCCAAAAATCTGGTGCAGTTGGGGATTGGCGGTTGGCAGGTGCCCCGGCAAGGGGTCAAGGTTTGTCGAGAACGGGCGACCAATATTCTCACGGTGACTGATATTACCGAAATGGGTATCGATGCGGCGGCGGAGTTTGCCCTGGAGCGTGCCCTAGATGGTACCGATTGTGTTTACATCAGCTTTGACATTGACTGCATTGATGCGGGATTTGTCCCCGGCACAGGTTGGCCAGAACCAGGCGGTTTATTGCCCAGGGAAGCCCTCGCTCTCCTCGGTAAAATCGTCCGGAAGGCCCCCGTCTGTGGTTTGGAAATCGTCGAAGTTTCACCGCCCTACGACATTAGCGATATCACGTCCCTGATGGCGACCCGCGTGATTTGTGATACCATGGCCCACCTCGTTTTATCTGGTCAGCTACCCCGCAAAGAAAAGCCCGCCTACATTCACCCCGAAGCAAATATGGCAGTGGATCAGGCTTGGACTTAA
- a CDS encoding LCCL domain-containing protein gives MKYLTLGSCVFLGLAIAPVATLAHHDPAPTVAHHQPTTQISHHQPSTQTAKVRAIDWETTPGMLGLRSQIGQTLNVICPAGQPTEKIWGTDIYSDGSSICTAAVHAGLVEPTTGGNVTVKVLGSQTDFVGTERNGITTSSYGPWGGSFEVE, from the coding sequence ATGAAGTATTTGACCCTTGGCAGTTGTGTGTTTTTGGGGTTGGCGATCGCCCCCGTTGCCACCCTTGCCCACCATGACCCTGCACCCACCGTAGCCCACCACCAACCCACTACCCAGATCAGCCACCACCAGCCCAGCACCCAAACGGCCAAAGTCCGGGCCATTGACTGGGAAACAACCCCAGGAATGCTTGGTCTGCGGAGCCAAATAGGCCAGACCCTCAACGTGATTTGTCCGGCGGGACAACCCACAGAAAAAATTTGGGGCACGGATATCTACAGTGATGGCTCATCGATTTGTACGGCGGCTGTCCACGCAGGCCTGGTAGAACCAACTACTGGGGGCAATGTGACGGTCAAAGTGCTGGGTTCCCAAACGGATTTTGTCGGCACAGAACGCAACGGCATTACAACCTCTAGTTATGGGCCTTGGGGTGGCAGTTTCGAGGTGGAATAG
- the hemB gene encoding porphobilinogen synthase has translation MFPSSRPRRLRQSESLRRMVRENTFTANDLIYPLFAVPGEAIANEVKSMPGVYQLSIDKIVTEAKEVWELGIPAVILFGIPPEKDNDATGAWHDCGIVQKATTAIKEAIPEMTVINDTCLCEYTPHGHCGYLQTGDLTGRVLNDPTLELLKKTAVSQAKAGADIIAPSGMMDGFVAAIREGLDEAGFTNIPIMGYSAKYASAYYGPFRDVAESAPQFGDRRTYQMDPGNGREALKEVELDILEGVDFVMVKPALAYMDIIWRVKEMTNLPVAAYNVSGEYSMVKAAALNGWIDEKKVVLETLTSFKRAGADLILTYHAKDAVRWLAE, from the coding sequence ATGTTCCCTTCTAGCCGCCCCCGTCGCCTTCGCCAAAGTGAGTCGCTTCGCCGCATGGTGCGGGAAAATACCTTTACGGCCAATGATTTGATCTATCCCCTCTTTGCAGTGCCCGGAGAGGCGATCGCCAATGAAGTAAAGTCGATGCCCGGTGTTTATCAACTGTCCATCGATAAGATCGTCACCGAGGCCAAGGAAGTTTGGGAACTGGGCATTCCGGCGGTGATTTTGTTTGGCATTCCCCCCGAAAAAGATAACGATGCAACCGGAGCCTGGCACGATTGCGGCATTGTCCAAAAGGCAACCACGGCGATCAAGGAAGCAATTCCTGAAATGACAGTCATTAATGACACTTGTCTGTGTGAATATACGCCCCACGGTCACTGCGGTTACCTGCAAACCGGAGACTTAACCGGACGCGTCTTAAATGATCCCACCCTTGAACTGCTGAAAAAAACCGCTGTATCCCAGGCCAAAGCTGGCGCGGATATTATCGCGCCTTCGGGGATGATGGATGGTTTCGTCGCCGCGATTCGTGAAGGTTTAGATGAAGCTGGTTTTACGAATATTCCGATCATGGGCTATTCCGCAAAATATGCCTCGGCTTACTATGGCCCCTTTCGGGATGTGGCCGAATCTGCTCCCCAATTTGGCGATCGCCGCACCTACCAAATGGATCCGGGTAATGGCCGCGAAGCCCTCAAGGAAGTGGAACTCGACATCCTCGAAGGGGTAGATTTCGTCATGGTCAAACCGGCCCTCGCCTACATGGACATCATTTGGCGGGTCAAGGAAATGACCAACCTGCCCGTCGCCGCCTACAACGTGTCTGGAGAATATTCCATGGTCAAAGCCGCCGCCTTAAACGGTTGGATTGACGAGAAAAAAGTCGTCCTCGAAACCCTCACGAGCTTTAAACGGGCGGGCGCAGATTTGATTCTCACCTACCACGCTAAAGACGCTGTGCGCTGGTTAGCAGAGTAA
- a CDS encoding HNH endonuclease, protein MVLNVQECEQIISEIEYKQDIRKYPDNLRRGQFKSGWEDAVIRQRIYSPITLQRLTWRNLGYRTGVRFGDKSVDEINRIFELFARHYKSVRGIDPSSWQSDIEQWVAKHRKLPNTLSRDLVRFFDLVFEHTQHPDEAWFGVHEQTVSLVVGGIFLAAINLSNPDYGIWVLLDQNPVVIPKVDYKPVKSTQKYDPLTWAHLDDITDVSALLESSEFWLSYSNASTKILNSPISRTRSVEFQQSRHKRRLNKFWSNQLENQDDLAELRDERQRIEAEGYFNVENLEDARRRVTASIVQRQGQSEFRRKLLTAYAGRCAISGCDAEPAIEAAHIFPYQGTQTNHITNGLPLRADIHTLFDLYLLSVQPDTYEVIVAPELIETCYQELFGKKLILPKDTFALPNSEALRKHYENFLQKHNQGE, encoded by the coding sequence GTGGTGCTTAATGTTCAAGAGTGCGAACAAATTATCTCGGAAATTGAATATAAACAGGATATTCGCAAGTATCCAGATAATCTCCGTAGAGGGCAATTCAAATCAGGTTGGGAAGATGCAGTTATTCGTCAACGGATTTATTCGCCAATCACTCTTCAAAGACTAACTTGGCGTAACTTGGGCTATCGGACAGGAGTACGTTTTGGTGATAAGTCAGTAGATGAGATCAATCGGATTTTTGAACTGTTTGCCCGACATTACAAAAGCGTAAGAGGTATTGACCCTTCATCTTGGCAAAGTGACATAGAGCAATGGGTCGCAAAACATCGAAAACTACCTAACACCCTAAGTAGAGACTTAGTAAGATTTTTTGATCTAGTTTTTGAACATACGCAGCATCCAGATGAAGCGTGGTTTGGAGTTCATGAACAAACAGTGAGCTTAGTGGTGGGTGGCATATTTTTGGCTGCAATCAATCTGTCTAATCCTGATTATGGTATTTGGGTGCTTTTAGACCAAAATCCGGTAGTCATTCCTAAAGTTGATTATAAGCCTGTTAAATCTACGCAAAAGTACGATCCTCTTACTTGGGCACATCTAGATGATATTACAGATGTTAGTGCCTTGCTTGAAAGTTCTGAATTTTGGTTGTCTTACTCAAACGCATCCACCAAAATTCTAAATTCACCAATTTCCCGTACTCGTAGTGTAGAGTTTCAGCAAAGCAGACATAAACGTCGCCTAAACAAGTTTTGGAGTAATCAGCTTGAGAATCAGGATGACCTAGCGGAGTTGCGAGACGAGCGACAAAGAATTGAAGCAGAAGGATACTTTAACGTTGAGAATCTAGAGGATGCAAGAAGAAGAGTCACAGCTTCTATTGTGCAACGCCAAGGGCAATCTGAGTTTCGTCGTAAGCTACTTACTGCTTATGCTGGTCGGTGCGCTATTTCTGGCTGTGATGCAGAACCAGCAATAGAAGCGGCGCATATCTTTCCCTATCAAGGTACTCAAACTAATCACATCACAAATGGGTTACCACTAAGAGCGGATATACACACTTTATTTGATCTATATTTGCTATCGGTTCAGCCAGATACTTATGAAGTAATAGTTGCCCCAGAACTTATTGAAACCTGTTATCAGGAACTTTTTGGTAAGAAGCTCATTTTGCCAAAGGATACGTTTGCATTACCTAATAGCGAGGCACTCAGAAAGCATTATGAAAACTTCTTGCAGAAGCATAATCAGGGAGAGTAG